One genomic window of Cannabis sativa cultivar Pink pepper isolate KNU-18-1 chromosome 2, ASM2916894v1, whole genome shotgun sequence includes the following:
- the LOC115718952 gene encoding serine/threonine-protein phosphatase PP1 isozyme 2, whose translation MAQPGPGTMDPAILDDIINRLLESRHARPVKQVQLMESEIRQLCTASKEIFLRQPNLLELEAPIKICGDIHGQYSDLLRLFEYGGFPPNANYLFLGDYVDRGKQSLETICLLLAYKIKYPENFFLLRGNHECASINRIYGFYDECKRRFNVRLWKTFTDSFNCLPVAALIDDKILCMHGGLSPDLTHLDQIRNLPRPTDVPDSGLLCDLLWSDPGRDVKGWGMNDRGVSYTFGVDKVAEFLTKHEMDLVCRAHQVVEDGYEFFADRQLVTIFSAPNYCGEFDNAGAMMSVDESLMCSFQILKPAEKKPRFGSTMM comes from the exons ATGGCACAACCAGGACCGGGTACAATGGACCCTGCCATACTAGATGACATTATCAACAGGTTATTGGAGTCTCGGCACGCCAGGCCGGTCAAGCAGGTCCAGCTCATGGAGAGCGAGATCCGCCAACTATGTACGGCTTCCAAGGAAATCTTCCTCCGACAACCCAATCTTCTTGAGCTCGAAGCCCCCATCAAGATCTGCG GTGACATTCATGGGCAGTATTCGGATCTTTTGAGGCTTTTTGAGTACGGGGGTTTTCCTCCCAATGCTAATTATCTATTCTTAGGAGACTATGTCGACCGTGGCAAACAGAGTTTGGAAACTATTTGCCTCTTGCTTGCATATAAAATTAAGTACCCTGAGAACTTCTTTCTTCTAAGAGGAAATCATGAATGTGCTTCGATTAACCGGATTTATGGATTTTATGATGAATGTAAACGGCGGTTCAATGTCAGGCTTTGGAAGACCTTTACTGATAGTTTTAACTGTCTTCCAGTAGCTGCTCTCATAGATGATAAAATATTATGCATGCACGGTGGCCTTTCTCCTGATTTAACACATTTGGATCAGATTAGGAATTTACCTCGTCCAACTGATGTTCCAGATTCTGGTTTGCTTTGCGATTTACTTTGGTCAGATCCTGGTAGAGATGTCAAAGGCTGGGGAATGAATGACCGTGGAGTCTCATACACTTTTGGTGTGGATAAAGTTGCAGAGTTTTTAACTAAGCATGAAATGGACCTTGTTTGTCGTGCCCATCAG GTTGTTGAGGATGGGTATGAATTCTTTGCTGACAGGCAGCTTGTTACAATATTTTCTGCTCCTAATTATTGTGGTGAGTTCGATAATGCTGGTGCAATGATGAGCGTTGATGAAAGCTTAATGTGCTCTTTCCAAATTCTCAAGCCAGCTGAAAAAAAACCTAGGTTTGGTTCAACAATGATGTGA